One genomic region from Phragmites australis chromosome 1, lpPhrAust1.1, whole genome shotgun sequence encodes:
- the LOC133915802 gene encoding acyl transferase 9-like, translating into MAGAAPTVTRSLPSLVPPAELTPGGSLPLSSIDKTAAVRVSVDFIQVFPAPGKEDLQSASAVAAMREGLAKSLVPYYPVAGRIAEPVLGEPEIECTGEGVWFVEAEASCTLEEARFLERPLCIPKEELLPRPPPGVRVEDTVLLAQITMFTCGGFAVGICFSHLVFDGQGAAQFLKAVGEMARGIPEPSNKPIWARDAIPNPPKPPLGPPPSFTAFNFEKSVVEISLDSIKRVKDQVASETNQKCSTFDVVTAIIFKCRALAIDFAPDAEVRLGFAASTRHLLSNVLPSVEGYYGNCVYPGGLTKTSQEVKDASVVEIVTAIRDAKEALSTRFLDWMSGGAKENHYNVSLDYGTLVVTDWSHVGFNEVDYGFGEPSYVFTLNDDVNIVPSVVYLKPPKPKQGIRLVLQCVEQQHSAVFDEELLKLA; encoded by the exons ATGGCCGGCGCCGCGCCCACCGTCACCAGGTCACTGCCGTCTCTGGTCCCTCCGGCGGAGCTGACCCCGGGCGGCTCCCTCCCGCTCTCCTCCATCGACAAGACCGCCGCCGTCCGCGTCTCCGTCGATTTCATCCAGGTCTTTCCCGCGCCCGGGAAGGAGGACCTGCAGAGCGCCTCGGCAGTCGCCGCCATGCGCGAGGGCCTCGCGAAGTCGCTCGTGCCGTACTACCCCGTCGCGGGCCGCATCGCGGAGCCCGTCCTGGGGGAGCCCGAGATCGAGTGCACGGGCGAAGGGGTGTGGTTCGTGGAGGCCGAGGCCAGCTGCACGCTCGAGGAGGCGCGCTTCCTGGAGCGCCCGCTGTGCATCCCCAAGGAGGAGCTgctcccgcgcccgccgcccgGGGTGCGCGTCGAGGACACCGTGCTCCTCGCGCAG ATTACAATGTTCACATGCGGTGGATTTGCTGTGGGCATTTGCTTCAGTCACTTGGTATTTGATGGGCAGGGCGCAGCCCAATTTCTGAAAGCAGTTGGTGAAATGGCGAGGGGGATCCCTGAGCCATCGAACAAGCCAATCTGGGCTCGGGACGCCATCCCCAACCCACCTAAGCCACCCCTCGGCCCGCCACCATCATTCACCGCGTTCAACTTTGAGAAGTCAGTGGTTGAGATCTCTCTGGACAGCATCAAGCGCGTCAAGGACCAGGTTGCAAGTGAGACCAACCAGAAGTGCTCCACCTTTGATGTGGTCACCGCCATAATCTTCAAATGCCGTGCCTTGGCAATTGACTTTGCCCCAGATGCGGAGGTTCGCCTGGGCTTCGCAGCCAGCACACGCCACCTGCTGAGCAATGTGCTGCCTTCCGTGGAAGGCTACTATGGGAACTGCGTGTACCCTGGGGGTCTCACCAAGACCAGCCAGGAGGTGAAGGATGCATCAGTTGTAGAGATTGTGACAGCAATCAGGGACGCCAAGGAAGCGCTATCGACAAGGTTCCTTGACTGGATGAGTGGCGGTGCCAAGGAGAACCACTACAACGTGTCGCTGGACTATGGCACGCTCGTCGTCACCGACTGGAGCCATGTCGGGTTCAATGAGGTGGACTACGGGTTCGGCGAGCCGAGCTACGTGTTCACCCTGAACGACGATGTGAACATCGTGCCCTCTGTCGTCTACCTGAAGCCGCCCAAGCCGAAGCAGGGCATCCGGCTGGTGCTGCAGTGCGTGGAGCAGCAGCACTCTGCCGTGTTCGACGAGGAGTTGCTGAAGCTTGCATAG